From a region of the Halomonas sp. HL-93 genome:
- a CDS encoding tripartite tricarboxylate transporter TctB family protein, translated as MRNDIPDAPLSEGKHEELNIRKKWLEQAVYLLLLVATAFYVREAHNLPNYGDAGYVGASGFPLLVSLLIGVSIVLLMIINILSKPKKESELTIGIRRPFQVMLAVMVMTTSVFLLEWTGLIVAIMFLAFLIMKVGGETRYSLLLTLPPLLSLGIYAVFVLLLGVYFD; from the coding sequence ATGCGAAATGATATCCCAGATGCTCCTTTAAGCGAAGGTAAGCATGAGGAACTCAACATAAGAAAAAAGTGGCTAGAACAGGCGGTTTATCTTTTACTATTAGTTGCGACTGCTTTCTACGTAAGAGAAGCCCACAATCTACCCAATTACGGCGACGCTGGTTATGTGGGGGCCAGCGGCTTTCCGTTATTAGTTTCATTACTAATCGGTGTTTCTATCGTTTTGTTAATGATTATTAATATATTGAGTAAGCCAAAAAAAGAAAGTGAGCTTACTATTGGGATAAGACGACCTTTTCAAGTGATGCTGGCCGTTATGGTGATGACCACCTCCGTGTTCCTGCTTGAATGGACTGGGCTGATTGTGGCGATTATGTTTCTCGCTTTTTTAATAATGAAAGTCGGAGGGGAAACACGTTACTCACTATTGCTCACGTTGCCACCGTTGTTGTCTCTTGGTATTTATGCCGTTTTTGTACTTTTGCTTGGCGTCTATTTCGATTGA
- the pcaF gene encoding 3-oxoadipyl-CoA thiolase has translation MTDALICDAVRTPFGRFNGALSSIRADDLGALPIQALMDRHEQLEWDKIDEVIFGCANQAGEDNRNVARMSALLAGLPTSVPGVTLNRLCGSGLDAVGSAARALRCGEAQLMIAGGVESMSRSPYVMGKADKPFSRAQKLEDTTIGWRLINPKMKAAHGVDALPQTAENVAEEEGVSRSDQDAFALRSQQRWQAAQEAGFFAKEIIPVTVSQRRQSDIIVETDEHPRPETTLKVLNDLRGVVKEDGTVTAGNASGINDGACALLLANPQAVKRFGLSPRARVVAMATAGVAPKVMGMGPVPAVEKILRISGLSLEKMDVIELNEAFAAQALAVCRRLGIADDDPRVNPNGGAIALGHPLGASGARLVTTALNQLENIEGRYALCTMCVGVGQGIALIVERLRGG, from the coding sequence ATGACCGATGCATTGATTTGCGATGCGGTTCGTACCCCATTTGGGCGTTTTAACGGCGCACTATCTTCCATTCGAGCCGATGATTTAGGAGCCTTACCCATCCAAGCGTTAATGGACCGCCATGAACAACTGGAGTGGGACAAAATTGATGAAGTGATTTTTGGCTGTGCCAACCAAGCGGGGGAAGATAACCGCAACGTGGCGCGTATGTCGGCGCTGTTAGCAGGACTTCCGACAAGTGTGCCGGGCGTTACGCTTAACCGACTATGCGGCTCTGGCCTGGATGCGGTGGGTAGTGCTGCCCGAGCCTTGCGCTGTGGAGAAGCGCAGTTAATGATTGCGGGTGGCGTTGAAAGCATGAGCCGTTCACCGTATGTCATGGGTAAAGCCGATAAGCCCTTTTCTCGTGCTCAGAAACTGGAGGACACGACCATCGGTTGGCGGTTGATCAACCCTAAGATGAAAGCCGCACATGGCGTCGATGCCTTACCTCAGACGGCTGAGAATGTGGCCGAGGAAGAAGGGGTTTCACGCAGTGATCAGGATGCCTTTGCGCTACGCAGTCAACAGCGCTGGCAGGCTGCTCAGGAAGCGGGTTTCTTTGCTAAAGAAATCATACCTGTGACCGTTTCGCAACGGCGTCAGTCAGATATCATTGTGGAAACGGATGAGCACCCGCGCCCTGAAACAACCTTGAAAGTGTTAAACGACCTGCGTGGCGTCGTAAAAGAGGACGGCACTGTAACTGCTGGCAACGCTTCAGGAATTAACGATGGTGCCTGCGCCTTGCTGTTGGCTAACCCACAAGCAGTAAAACGTTTTGGATTAAGTCCTCGCGCGCGAGTTGTGGCCATGGCCACGGCGGGGGTTGCCCCCAAGGTTATGGGAATGGGCCCCGTGCCTGCCGTGGAGAAAATCTTGCGGATTTCAGGCTTGAGTCTGGAAAAAATGGATGTCATTGAGCTGAATGAGGCATTTGCGGCTCAAGCGTTGGCCGTATGCCGCCGTCTGGGTATAGCAGACGACGACCCTAGAGTTAACCCCAACGGAGGCGCTATTGCGCTTGGCCACCCCTTAGGTGCCTCGGGAGCAAGGTTGGTAACAACGGCGTTGAATCAACTGGAAAACATAGAGGGCCGCTATGCACTCTGTACCATGTGTGTAGGGGTCGGGCAGGGAATTGCGCTAATTGTTGAACGGTTAAGAGGCGGATAA
- a CDS encoding LysR substrate-binding domain-containing protein: MSQSLLPLNPLRAFEVAARLRSLTRAADELHVSQVAVSRQVKVLEDYLGVALFTRLHRGIELTQEGAELYAGVKNAFRELENASRKVSRKNQRDVLSIQSYTTFSQRWLIPRLADFHAKNPLLEVKLSSSLKPVDFQTQGVDAAIRSGHGDWPGLHAEKLVDIELIPIVSAALWKSEDLAKDEVAKVRLLHSMARPDDWKTWLAKSGLDGIDPDAGMKFDNSALAYEAASMNIGCAIAIKVFVERQLQEGNFVALSDTVCRTGEAYYLTWPKDARPSDALIKFLEWMKALIGHPLGQSE, from the coding sequence ATGAGTCAATCACTACTCCCCCTCAATCCGCTAAGAGCGTTTGAGGTAGCCGCCCGTCTTCGCAGCCTAACTCGTGCGGCAGATGAACTGCATGTATCCCAGGTAGCGGTTAGTCGCCAAGTCAAGGTGCTGGAAGATTATCTTGGCGTAGCATTGTTCACCCGACTGCATCGTGGGATTGAGCTTACCCAGGAGGGCGCGGAGCTTTACGCGGGTGTTAAAAATGCCTTCCGCGAACTTGAAAACGCGTCTCGCAAAGTGTCACGTAAAAATCAGCGCGATGTGCTTTCTATCCAGTCCTACACAACTTTTTCGCAACGCTGGCTAATCCCCAGACTGGCTGATTTTCACGCTAAAAACCCGCTACTTGAGGTCAAGCTTTCTTCTTCTTTAAAGCCCGTTGATTTTCAGACCCAAGGCGTTGATGCTGCGATCCGCTCCGGGCATGGAGACTGGCCAGGGCTTCATGCTGAGAAACTGGTGGACATAGAGCTGATCCCGATTGTGTCAGCGGCTTTATGGAAAAGCGAAGACCTTGCTAAAGACGAGGTTGCCAAGGTACGCCTGTTGCACTCCATGGCTCGCCCAGATGACTGGAAGACATGGCTGGCGAAAAGCGGTTTAGATGGCATTGATCCAGACGCTGGCATGAAATTCGATAACTCGGCGTTAGCTTATGAAGCGGCGTCGATGAATATTGGCTGCGCCATCGCGATTAAAGTGTTTGTCGAACGCCAGCTACAGGAAGGAAATTTTGTCGCCTTGTCAGACACGGTTTGCCGTACAGGCGAAGCCTACTACCTGACATGGCCGAAAGATGCCCGCCCATCGGATGCACTGATTAAGTTTCTTGAGTGGATGAAGGCGCTGATCGGCCACCCCTTAGGCCAATCCGAATAA
- a CDS encoding MFS transporter, which yields MQEEGEQQEDMHQRGVRKAFTCICLSLGTAFLVQTMLLVAVPLAGIELGATPLILGLIVSAPYVLPLLLALPFGSLVARLGSPRTLQMGAVSMITGTGLLVLVPGFWGLITGQMVIGLAQLMMIISAQTAITYLGQGTALEKYFGWYTTYLSIGQMLGPLLAGWIIDYRGGPSAAFYGAFLFSLMSLVSLLMANQRSSKGRQPRDGLLVSVGQQWQLLKTSLGVKLSLIISLAAMLALGAHGSYFPVYLESLALSGTTIGLLVSLRALASMAIRPFTSTIVGLLRGRYATMSLTLLFMALGLMLVGVTGNVYWLCLFSILVGLGVGLSQPLSMVVIAESVPERQRAHALAVRLMANRAMQFVAPLLLGIITQLGGFTLAYFACGVLLLLHWLLFQRLRRQHAIQ from the coding sequence ATGCAAGAAGAAGGCGAACAACAAGAAGATATGCATCAAAGAGGGGTAAGAAAAGCCTTTACCTGTATTTGTTTAAGCTTAGGCACCGCCTTTCTGGTACAAACCATGTTGCTGGTGGCGGTGCCGCTGGCGGGCATTGAGCTAGGTGCAACGCCGTTAATACTGGGCTTGATCGTTAGTGCTCCCTATGTCTTGCCGCTGTTGCTGGCATTGCCCTTTGGCTCGCTTGTTGCGAGATTAGGTAGCCCCCGTACGCTTCAGATGGGCGCGGTGTCTATGATCACCGGGACCGGTTTATTGGTTTTGGTGCCTGGTTTTTGGGGGTTGATCACGGGGCAGATGGTGATTGGTTTGGCGCAGCTGATGATGATTATCTCAGCCCAAACAGCGATCACTTATCTAGGGCAGGGTACAGCACTGGAAAAATACTTTGGCTGGTACACCACCTATTTATCGATTGGTCAGATGCTGGGGCCGCTATTGGCGGGCTGGATTATCGATTATCGAGGTGGCCCCAGTGCCGCCTTCTATGGCGCTTTTTTATTCTCTTTAATGTCGCTGGTGTCGTTGTTGATGGCTAATCAGCGTTCATCAAAAGGGAGGCAACCTCGTGACGGCTTGCTGGTCAGCGTAGGGCAGCAATGGCAACTACTGAAAACCTCTCTAGGCGTAAAGTTATCGCTGATTATTTCCCTTGCTGCGATGCTGGCATTGGGCGCCCACGGCAGCTACTTTCCTGTTTATCTTGAAAGTTTGGCGCTTTCAGGCACCACGATTGGGCTATTAGTCAGCCTGCGTGCACTTGCTTCCATGGCCATCAGGCCGTTTACCAGTACGATTGTCGGCCTGCTTCGTGGTCGATATGCCACCATGTCGCTCACTCTGCTATTCATGGCGCTGGGTTTAATGCTGGTAGGTGTCACGGGCAATGTCTATTGGCTATGTCTGTTTTCAATTCTGGTGGGGCTGGGGGTAGGGCTTTCTCAGCCACTCTCTATGGTGGTCATCGCAGAATCGGTGCCGGAACGTCAGCGCGCCCATGCCTTGGCGGTTCGTTTGATGGCTAACAGGGCCATGCAGTTTGTCGCGCCGCTATTATTGGGGATTATTACCCAGCTTGGCGGCTTTACGCTGGCGTATTTTGCCTGCGGGGTACTGCTGCTGTTGCATTGGCTGCTGTTTCAACGGCTGAGAAGACAACACGCTATTCAATAA
- a CDS encoding tripartite tricarboxylate transporter permease, producing the protein MLDNLLIGLNAFADPMVLLGLVAGAFIGYLIGAIPGLGPSLGIALMIPFTYNMDPIVSIVMLVALFAAAEYGGAISGILLNSPGTAAAVATAWDGYPLTKQGKAGIALNISIISSGIGIFVSTIMLFLTAVPLSEYALNFGPSAYFALALLGLSLVSSFSSGSLLKGALAMGIGLALATIGLDDQTGVPRFSYHPDFFEGLPLVPVLLGLFALSEVLFMIEAGASHKVKNQPMSGILEVPFKTFYKMKYLFLRSSLIGYFVGVIPGAGASIGSFISYAVAKRFSKQPELFGKGSYEGIAASETANNASVSGSLSPLLALGIPGSATTAIMIGALMIHGVQPGPLLFTTDPEIPYTVFVSLWFSVPIMVFIGLAGARFWAKVADIPRPAIAAIVASISLIGAYASTSSMFPVYVTLTFGVVGYVLRKANIPLAPIILALVLGEMLETNLRRALSVSNGDVTTFITNPLSGTLLLIAVLSFLLPAFGMFRKKVKGYRRAN; encoded by the coding sequence ATGCTTGATAATCTTTTAATAGGGCTGAATGCTTTTGCAGACCCAATGGTGCTTTTAGGGTTGGTTGCGGGGGCTTTTATTGGCTATTTAATTGGTGCTATTCCCGGATTGGGGCCAAGTTTGGGAATCGCCTTGATGATCCCTTTTACTTACAATATGGATCCAATTGTCTCTATCGTCATGCTAGTTGCGCTATTTGCCGCTGCTGAGTACGGCGGAGCTATTTCAGGCATATTGCTAAATTCTCCAGGCACTGCTGCAGCGGTGGCAACAGCCTGGGATGGCTACCCCCTTACCAAGCAGGGTAAAGCCGGTATTGCGCTGAACATCTCGATTATTTCATCGGGGATCGGCATTTTTGTCAGTACCATAATGCTGTTTTTAACCGCCGTGCCGCTCTCAGAGTATGCGTTGAACTTTGGGCCTTCGGCCTACTTTGCGCTCGCTCTGTTGGGGTTGAGTCTGGTGTCGAGCTTTTCCTCAGGTTCATTGCTAAAAGGTGCCCTGGCGATGGGTATTGGTCTTGCATTGGCCACTATCGGTTTGGATGATCAAACTGGCGTTCCGCGTTTTAGCTACCATCCAGATTTTTTTGAAGGGCTGCCGCTAGTGCCTGTGCTACTTGGTTTGTTTGCCCTTTCAGAAGTGCTTTTCATGATTGAGGCGGGAGCAAGCCATAAAGTCAAAAACCAACCCATGAGCGGAATTTTAGAGGTGCCCTTTAAAACCTTTTATAAGATGAAATATCTGTTTTTACGTAGCTCATTAATCGGCTATTTTGTTGGCGTAATTCCTGGTGCAGGGGCCTCAATTGGCTCTTTCATCTCCTATGCGGTCGCTAAGCGTTTTTCAAAGCAGCCTGAGTTGTTTGGCAAGGGCAGCTATGAGGGGATAGCGGCTTCTGAAACAGCCAATAATGCTTCGGTTTCAGGTTCCTTGTCGCCGTTGCTAGCGTTGGGGATTCCGGGCTCCGCTACCACGGCCATTATGATCGGCGCCTTGATGATCCATGGGGTACAACCAGGTCCATTGCTTTTCACTACGGATCCTGAAATTCCTTATACTGTTTTTGTTTCGCTCTGGTTCAGTGTGCCTATCATGGTCTTTATTGGTCTAGCAGGTGCGCGGTTTTGGGCGAAAGTGGCGGACATTCCCCGTCCGGCGATTGCGGCTATTGTGGCATCGATTAGTTTAATCGGCGCTTATGCATCAACGAGCTCAATGTTCCCGGTCTATGTGACGCTAACGTTTGGGGTGGTTGGCTATGTGCTGCGTAAAGCTAATATTCCTTTGGCGCCTATCATCCTGGCACTGGTATTGGGCGAAATGTTGGAAACGAACTTGCGCCGTGCGCTTTCGGTATCCAACGGTGATGTGACCACCTTTATTACCAATCCTCTCAGTGGGACGCTACTGCTCATTGCAGTTCTCTCCTTTTTACTCCCTGCCTTTGGTATGTTTCGCAAAAAAGTAAAAGGGTATCGGCGCGCTAACTAA
- a CDS encoding enoyl-CoA hydratase/isomerase family protein, with protein MTQDSLVSCSIQNGIALLTLNRPDKRNAMSDAMRAELVAHLLDLRTDRSVRAVVLTGSGKGFCAGGDIAGMKTRMEADPATVGFNGWERQQGVHYAASLLLNLPIPTVAAVNGAAAGLGADLALSCDFVIASDYAHFTWAYIARGLIPDGGGMYFLPRRVGLARAKALIFSGRRVNADEALQLGIADQRCSADELLSTAHTMAEEMSSGSRTAVALTKSIINKSYEMSESQVFAEGSKAQGICYTSEEHRASVQAFLDRMKEAPQ; from the coding sequence ATGACTCAAGATTCGTTAGTGTCCTGTTCTATTCAAAACGGCATTGCTCTGCTAACGCTAAATCGCCCCGACAAGCGCAACGCTATGAGCGATGCTATGCGCGCTGAGTTAGTGGCCCATTTACTTGATCTTCGTACTGACCGCTCGGTACGCGCCGTTGTACTAACCGGAAGTGGCAAAGGGTTTTGCGCGGGCGGTGATATCGCGGGTATGAAAACGCGCATGGAAGCCGACCCCGCCACCGTTGGCTTTAACGGCTGGGAGCGCCAGCAGGGCGTTCACTACGCAGCGAGCCTGCTGCTGAATTTACCCATTCCGACGGTGGCGGCTGTGAACGGCGCCGCCGCAGGCTTGGGCGCAGATTTAGCGCTCTCCTGCGATTTCGTGATTGCCTCTGACTATGCCCACTTTACCTGGGCTTATATTGCCCGCGGGCTGATTCCAGACGGCGGTGGCATGTACTTCTTGCCACGCCGGGTAGGGCTAGCACGCGCCAAAGCGCTGATCTTTAGCGGTCGGCGGGTCAATGCCGATGAGGCGCTGCAGCTCGGGATTGCTGATCAGCGCTGTAGTGCTGATGAATTGCTTAGCACCGCCCACACCATGGCGGAAGAGATGAGCAGCGGGTCACGCACGGCGGTGGCGTTGACCAAATCGATTATTAATAAAAGCTACGAAATGTCTGAAAGCCAAGTGTTCGCCGAAGGCAGTAAAGCGCAGGGCATCTGCTACACCTCCGAAGAGCACCGTGCCTCGGTGCAGGCATTCCTTGATCGTATGAAGGAGGCTCCACAATGA
- a CDS encoding acetate--CoA ligase family protein produces the protein MSQIHALLNPKSIAVIGASADPKKTSGLPVSYLLKHGFKGPIYPVNPKATEIQGLTCYPSVEALPEAPDVGLVLLNAKRSIDAVRSLAKMGCQAAVVLASGYAEAGEEGLALQDELKEAAGSMRLLGPNTIGLVNLSAGIPLSASGALEVSELPKGSVAVVSQSGGILGALLSRAAGRGIGLSSLIATSNEVDLEVSDFVDYLVDDPNTKVIALYLESVRHPARFREVALRARAAGKPLVVFKIGRSEAGASAASSHTGALAGEDRVYDAFFSELGVIRVNTFDEFLDVPAVLVAGRQLAGRRVAVLTSTGGAGTLIADSLGVNGFDTPAPDHATAEKLRALQGDTPTALDRNPIDVTLAGLQPDLLRQAIRILLESDSYDALIVIIGSSGLAMPDLVVGAISDSLATNNKPLLAYVSPYAPGTLQRLNRASIPGFSSPESCSAVLEALHFIGRPLLGGGESPQVALPNLTALPKGSIDEATAKQLFAQAGINVPPSRVVHSREEAERAAKELDAPVVLKVMDASLMHKSDIGGVALHLNAETIGQRFDQMVSDVEAQVARRPDTFLVEAMVTGGHELILGANRDALGTAILLGAGGVTAELFKDTTIRLLPEQAPEQGGLTLEQAREMMQQLTTWPLLDGYRGAPRRDTEALAQAIVAFSALAAGLGDRLTTAEINPLFVMPEGQGVVAADAVLVIEGGVEGGGAHG, from the coding sequence ATGAGCCAGATCCACGCCCTCCTAAATCCTAAGAGTATCGCGGTTATCGGTGCCTCCGCAGACCCCAAAAAAACCTCCGGGTTGCCAGTCTCTTATTTGCTTAAGCACGGTTTTAAAGGCCCGATTTACCCGGTTAACCCGAAAGCCACCGAGATTCAGGGGCTGACCTGTTACCCCAGTGTCGAAGCACTGCCCGAAGCGCCCGATGTTGGTCTTGTGCTGCTGAATGCCAAGCGCAGTATCGACGCCGTGCGCTCCCTGGCCAAGATGGGCTGCCAAGCGGCGGTGGTATTGGCCAGCGGCTATGCCGAGGCTGGCGAGGAAGGCTTGGCGCTGCAGGATGAGTTAAAAGAGGCCGCAGGCTCCATGCGACTCCTCGGCCCTAATACCATCGGGTTGGTTAATTTATCGGCAGGCATTCCGCTCTCCGCCAGCGGTGCGCTGGAAGTTAGCGAACTGCCCAAGGGCAGTGTCGCGGTGGTTTCCCAAAGTGGCGGCATTCTGGGCGCGCTTCTGTCGCGGGCCGCTGGGCGTGGCATTGGTTTATCGTCGCTGATTGCCACCAGTAATGAGGTGGATTTGGAAGTCAGCGATTTTGTTGACTACTTGGTTGATGATCCGAACACCAAGGTGATTGCGCTCTATCTGGAGAGCGTTCGTCACCCGGCGCGTTTCCGTGAGGTTGCCCTGCGCGCGCGGGCGGCGGGCAAGCCGCTGGTGGTCTTCAAAATTGGCCGTTCCGAAGCCGGGGCCAGCGCAGCAAGCTCTCACACCGGTGCCCTGGCGGGGGAAGACCGGGTTTACGATGCCTTCTTCAGTGAGTTGGGGGTTATCCGGGTTAATACCTTTGACGAGTTCTTGGACGTGCCTGCGGTACTCGTTGCTGGCCGCCAACTGGCCGGGCGTCGGGTTGCGGTGCTGACCTCAACCGGGGGCGCCGGTACGCTGATTGCCGATAGCCTCGGCGTCAACGGCTTTGATACGCCCGCGCCTGATCATGCTACGGCAGAAAAACTGCGCGCCTTGCAAGGCGATACGCCGACCGCGCTAGACCGTAACCCCATTGATGTGACGCTGGCGGGGCTGCAGCCTGACTTGCTGCGCCAAGCTATTCGTATACTGCTGGAAAGCGATAGCTACGACGCCTTGATCGTGATTATTGGTTCCTCCGGGTTGGCGATGCCCGACCTTGTCGTGGGGGCCATCAGTGACAGCCTGGCGACCAACAATAAGCCGCTCCTGGCCTACGTTAGCCCTTACGCCCCAGGTACGCTGCAGCGCTTGAATCGTGCCTCGATCCCCGGCTTTAGCTCACCGGAGAGCTGCAGCGCGGTGCTGGAAGCACTGCACTTTATCGGCAGGCCTTTGCTTGGCGGCGGTGAGTCGCCCCAGGTAGCGCTACCCAATTTAACTGCCTTGCCTAAGGGCTCAATTGACGAGGCCACGGCGAAACAACTGTTCGCCCAGGCAGGCATTAACGTACCGCCCAGCCGGGTGGTGCACAGCCGCGAAGAGGCGGAACGCGCGGCCAAAGAGCTGGACGCCCCCGTGGTGCTCAAGGTGATGGATGCCAGCCTGATGCACAAAAGCGATATTGGTGGCGTTGCACTGCATTTAAATGCCGAGACGATTGGTCAGCGGTTTGATCAGATGGTGAGCGACGTTGAAGCCCAGGTTGCACGCCGCCCTGATACCTTCCTGGTGGAAGCCATGGTGACAGGTGGGCATGAGCTGATCCTCGGCGCTAACCGTGATGCGTTAGGGACGGCGATTCTGCTGGGTGCAGGTGGGGTCACGGCGGAGCTGTTTAAGGATACGACGATTCGCCTCTTACCTGAACAAGCGCCAGAGCAGGGCGGCCTAACCCTGGAGCAGGCGCGGGAAATGATGCAGCAGCTAACGACTTGGCCACTACTCGATGGCTATCGCGGTGCGCCACGGCGTGATACCGAAGCGCTTGCCCAAGCGATTGTCGCCTTCTCAGCCTTGGCCGCTGGGTTAGGTGACCGTCTGACCACTGCTGAAATTAATCCGCTGTTTGTGATGCCGGAAGGCCAAGGTGTTGTGGCCGCTGATGCGGTACTGGTAATTGAGGGTGGCGTGGAAGGAGGTGGCGCCCATGGCTGA
- a CDS encoding 3-hydroxyacyl-CoA dehydrogenase NAD-binding domain-containing protein, with the protein MADSSIISPTTGRVHLSQEGQIAIITLDNPPVNSSNDAVRRGILAALEKIDTQQSRAVVLMGKGPNLMAGADLRELAHEPTEPTLPQVTGALSAFPLPVIAVISGHTLGGGLELALACDSRIATPTALLGLPEVTVGVIPGAGGTQRLPRVVGLPKALEMIVSGKPITAVEAHHLGLVDELLQAAQGEARGDEQEAEVVKAVVAYANRYQGGKQPLAARDVPPADAQALQAYIDKLLKRARGLPAAPVAAEMVMKAATLSFSAAIAEERAQFLALRGSESAQALRYLFFAEREKPFVPTQPVKAAPITRISVVGAGTMGSGIALCALNAGYSVDLVELNEQALKAGVARITQALDEGVKRQRLTQAQRDDALSRLKPTQDLPEVAGTDLVIEAIVEDLAIKRSLFADLAQWVSESTLLASNTSYLDIEQIAEGIAHPDRVLGLHFFSPAERMPLMEIVRCKATSEQTLSTAVSVTRRLKKKAIVVANSWGFVGNRLYAAYRRQCEFMLEEGASPEQVDAALEAYGFAMGPFKVADMSGLDVAWKMRQQTADTRHLRRYVGIPDRICEAGRLGRKTGSGYYRYDDSKRPTSDPEVTQIIERYREEHAITPQAFSEQDIQQRAVLALINEALLLLEEGVCRRPVDIDIALVNGYGFPRWRGGPLFIARQMSGSQLESELDKLAETSGKGHQRANPQSLKVQDFEE; encoded by the coding sequence ATGGCTGATTCATCCATCATTTCACCCACCACGGGCCGGGTGCACCTTAGCCAGGAAGGGCAAATTGCTATTATCACCCTGGATAACCCGCCGGTGAATAGCAGCAACGACGCGGTGCGCCGGGGCATTTTGGCTGCTTTGGAGAAGATTGATACGCAGCAGAGTCGCGCCGTGGTGCTGATGGGCAAAGGCCCGAACCTAATGGCGGGGGCCGACCTGCGCGAGTTGGCGCACGAGCCCACGGAACCAACGCTGCCCCAGGTCACCGGCGCGCTTAGCGCTTTTCCACTACCGGTGATTGCGGTGATTAGCGGCCATACCCTGGGGGGCGGCTTGGAGCTGGCATTGGCCTGCGATAGCCGCATCGCCACCCCCACCGCGCTGCTAGGCCTGCCTGAAGTTACGGTAGGCGTGATCCCTGGTGCAGGTGGCACCCAGCGCCTGCCCCGGGTGGTGGGCCTGCCCAAGGCGCTGGAGATGATTGTCTCCGGTAAACCTATTACGGCGGTTGAAGCTCACCACCTGGGGTTGGTCGATGAGCTGCTCCAGGCCGCCCAGGGGGAAGCCCGCGGGGACGAGCAGGAAGCAGAGGTAGTAAAGGCGGTAGTGGCTTATGCCAACCGCTATCAGGGCGGCAAACAACCGCTGGCAGCGCGCGACGTGCCTCCAGCGGATGCGCAAGCACTGCAAGCCTATATTGATAAGCTGCTAAAGCGCGCCCGTGGTTTGCCTGCCGCACCGGTCGCCGCCGAGATGGTAATGAAAGCGGCCACGCTCAGTTTTAGCGCCGCGATTGCCGAAGAGCGGGCCCAGTTTTTGGCCCTGCGCGGCAGCGAGTCGGCCCAAGCGCTGCGCTATCTGTTTTTTGCCGAGCGCGAAAAACCCTTTGTGCCCACCCAGCCGGTTAAGGCCGCGCCCATCACACGCATTTCAGTGGTAGGTGCAGGTACCATGGGCAGCGGGATTGCCCTTTGTGCACTTAATGCAGGCTATAGCGTCGATCTGGTGGAGTTAAATGAGCAGGCGCTTAAAGCGGGGGTGGCGCGGATTACTCAGGCGTTGGATGAAGGGGTTAAACGTCAGCGGTTAACCCAGGCGCAGCGTGATGACGCGCTATCCCGCCTGAAGCCTACTCAGGATTTACCCGAGGTGGCCGGTACTGACCTGGTCATTGAAGCCATTGTGGAAGACTTGGCCATCAAGCGCTCACTGTTTGCCGATTTGGCCCAGTGGGTTAGCGAAAGCACGCTGCTGGCCAGCAATACCTCCTACCTGGATATCGAGCAGATTGCCGAGGGTATTGCCCACCCGGATCGGGTACTGGGGCTGCATTTTTTCAGTCCTGCCGAGCGCATGCCGTTAATGGAGATCGTGCGCTGTAAAGCCACCAGCGAGCAGACCTTGAGCACCGCCGTGAGCGTTACGCGGCGGCTTAAGAAAAAAGCGATCGTGGTCGCCAATTCCTGGGGCTTTGTGGGCAACCGGCTCTACGCCGCCTATCGGCGCCAGTGCGAGTTCATGCTCGAAGAGGGAGCCAGCCCCGAGCAAGTCGATGCCGCTCTTGAAGCTTATGGCTTCGCCATGGGGCCTTTTAAAGTGGCGGATATGTCCGGATTGGATGTCGCCTGGAAAATGCGCCAGCAAACCGCCGACACTCGCCACCTTAGGCGCTATGTGGGCATACCAGATCGGATCTGCGAAGCGGGTCGTTTAGGGCGCAAAACCGGCAGCGGTTATTACCGCTATGACGACTCAAAGCGGCCGACTTCTGACCCGGAAGTCACCCAGATAATCGAACGTTACCGGGAAGAGCACGCCATCACGCCACAAGCCTTTAGTGAGCAGGACATCCAGCAGCGCGCTGTGCTTGCCTTGATCAACGAGGCCCTGCTTTTACTGGAAGAGGGCGTGTGCCGGCGGCCTGTGGATATTGATATTGCCTTGGTCAATGGCTACGGCTTCCCACGCTGGCGAGGCGGGCCTCTCTTTATTGCCCGCCAGATGAGTGGTAGCCAACTGGAGAGTGAGCTGGACAAGTTGGCTGAAACCAGTGGTAAAGGCCACCAGCGTGCAAACCCGCAGAGCTTGAAAGTTCAGGATTTCGAGGAGTGA